A part of Magnetospirillum sp. ME-1 genomic DNA contains:
- a CDS encoding OmpA family protein, with product MKFLHLAAAIGMTALLGACATPWEVAEVNEILEAPAPTAGSPFTKALFTEYKAYAKHEATVEYEWDHAAVFARKGLKAATGASVDPEVTADWSLMPDRVKELDAARARLVGYFGNGARERVPAAAAKAQVMFDCWIEEEAEGDTNSDCRAAFLKVEPELQVKAAMPAKKIVKTFIVYFDFNKSNLTKEAMKVLKEVEAAANEIKPSSIYVAGHTDTVGKAGYNEGLSKARAAAVEKQLAKQGIKSIDAKSFGFTKLAVPTKANTKEAKNRRVEIYFEK from the coding sequence ATGAAGTTCCTGCATCTGGCCGCCGCCATCGGCATGACCGCCCTGCTGGGCGCCTGCGCCACCCCCTGGGAAGTGGCCGAGGTCAACGAGATCCTCGAGGCGCCGGCACCCACCGCCGGCTCGCCCTTCACCAAGGCGCTGTTCACCGAGTACAAGGCCTATGCCAAGCACGAGGCCACCGTCGAGTACGAGTGGGATCACGCCGCCGTCTTCGCCCGCAAGGGTCTGAAGGCCGCGACCGGCGCTTCGGTCGATCCCGAGGTGACCGCCGATTGGTCCCTGATGCCCGACCGCGTCAAGGAACTGGACGCCGCCCGCGCCCGTCTGGTGGGCTATTTCGGCAACGGCGCCCGCGAGCGCGTGCCGGCCGCCGCCGCCAAGGCCCAGGTGATGTTCGACTGCTGGATCGAGGAAGAGGCCGAGGGCGACACCAATTCCGATTGCCGCGCCGCCTTCCTGAAGGTCGAGCCCGAGCTGCAGGTCAAGGCCGCCATGCCCGCCAAGAAGATCGTCAAGACCTTCATCGTCTATTTCGACTTCAACAAGTCGAACCTGACCAAGGAGGCCATGAAGGTCCTGAAGGAAGTCGAGGCCGCCGCCAACGAGATCAAGCCCAGCAGCATCTACGTCGCCGGTCACACCGACACCGTCGGCAAGGCCGGGTATAACGAGGGGCTGTCCAAGGCCCGCGCCGCCGCGGTCGAAAAGCAGCTGGCCAAGCAGGGCATCAAGTCCATCGACGCCAAGTCGTTCGGCTTCACCAAGCTGGCCGTGCCCACCAAGGCCAACACCAAGGAAGCCAAGAACCGCCGCGTCGAGATCTACTTCGAGAAGTAA